The following proteins are encoded in a genomic region of Thermococcus henrietii:
- a CDS encoding RidA family protein, with the protein MEKKVVYTEKAPKPIGPYSQAILVEGGKLLFVSGQIPLDPETGEIVGETIEEQAERAIRNMLAIVEEAGGSAENVVKVTAFLSDINDYPKFNEVYERFFSKAKPARAVVEVANLPKGVKVEIECIAVL; encoded by the coding sequence ATGGAGAAAAAGGTTGTCTACACGGAGAAGGCCCCCAAGCCGATAGGGCCCTACAGCCAGGCGATACTGGTCGAGGGCGGAAAGCTCCTGTTCGTTTCCGGCCAGATACCGCTTGACCCAGAGACCGGAGAGATAGTCGGCGAAACCATCGAGGAGCAGGCCGAGAGGGCCATAAGGAACATGCTGGCGATAGTTGAAGAAGCAGGGGGAAGCGCTGAGAACGTGGTCAAGGTTACCGCCTTTCTCAGCGACATCAACGACTACCCCAAGTTCAACGAGGTCTACGAGAGGTTCTTCTCAAAGGCGAAGCCCGCCAGGGCGGTCGTTGAAGTGGCCAACCTGCCCAAGGGCGTTAAGGTCGAGATTGAGTGCATCGCCGTCCTCTGA
- a CDS encoding DUF2666 domain-containing protein yields the protein MKVEEHVAFTAKHGDWNVAKKLTDMENERIAHFLAGVSNTVNAKIGGYLSDAIDVEGVKALAGELRKDSLADTVVALKSPGTARKLGNLVNETDKKLRKLLVDVAKAYLVRETLRPLVPIDYPEGILEGVDVEFPFEDEHVNFTAKHGRWIVVKRLIIDEKTPMLDVARLLASINETATLKLPVYADIDVEGIEEEFSAFKKVKKSDIPKVIEVYEAFEPSLYADEPFEEHARVYALRIALDKIGLNLDVPAKSLEKYLEKKG from the coding sequence ATGAAGGTTGAGGAGCACGTTGCGTTTACAGCCAAACACGGGGACTGGAACGTCGCCAAAAAGCTGACCGATATGGAGAACGAAAGGATAGCGCACTTTTTGGCCGGAGTTTCAAACACTGTCAACGCGAAGATTGGTGGCTACCTGAGCGATGCAATAGACGTTGAGGGCGTGAAGGCCCTCGCGGGGGAGCTCAGGAAGGACTCGCTGGCCGATACCGTCGTTGCCCTCAAGTCCCCCGGAACCGCGAGGAAGCTCGGCAACCTCGTGAACGAGACCGACAAGAAGCTCAGGAAGCTCCTCGTGGATGTCGCCAAGGCCTACCTCGTCAGAGAAACACTCAGGCCCCTTGTCCCCATTGATTACCCCGAGGGAATCCTCGAAGGCGTTGACGTGGAGTTTCCCTTCGAGGACGAGCACGTCAATTTCACCGCAAAGCACGGACGCTGGATAGTCGTCAAGAGGCTCATCATAGACGAGAAGACCCCGATGCTCGACGTGGCGAGACTGCTCGCGAGCATAAATGAAACCGCCACGCTCAAGCTCCCCGTTTACGCGGACATAGATGTAGAGGGAATTGAGGAGGAGTTCTCGGCCTTCAAGAAGGTCAAGAAGTCGGACATTCCAAAGGTCATTGAGGTTTACGAGGCGTTCGAGCCTTCACTCTACGCGGACGAGCCCTTTGAGGAGCACGCGAGGGTTTACGCCCTCAGGATTGCGCTCGATAAAATCGGCCTCAACCTTGACGTTCCGGCTAAATCCCTCGAGAAGTACCTCGAAAAGAAAGGATGA
- the lonB gene encoding ATP-dependent protease LonB, translated as MGEEEMVKEKPLPREYGEKLDLGVEFETTEEIKVPEKLIDQVIGQDHAVEVIKTAATQRRHVLLIGEPGTGKSMLGQAMAELLPTENLEDILVFPNPEDENMPKIKTVPACQGRRIVEKYREKAKSQESMKSYILLFVMFTVMFALFLQFTATTLLMGIFVIILTMMALSNMRFRNTVLVPKLLVDNCGRTKAPFIDATGAHAGALLGDVRHDPFQSGGLGTPAHERVEPGMIHRAHKGVLFIDEIATLTLKMQQSLLTAMQEKKFPITGQSELSSGAMVRTEPVPCDFILVAAGNLDTIEKMHPALRSRIRGYGYEVYMRTTMPDTIENRRKLVQFVAQEVKRDGKIPHFTREAVEEIVREAQKRAGRKGHLTLRLRDLGGIVRAAGDIAIKKGKKVVEREDVLEALKLAKPLEKQLADWYIERKKEYQVIKSEGSEIGRVNGLAVIGEESGIVLPIEAVVAPAASKEEGKIIVTGKLGEIAKEAVQNVSAIIKRYKGEDISRYDIHVQFLQTYEGVEGDSASISVATAVISALENIPIRQDVAMTGSLSVRGEVLPIGGATPKIEAAIEAGIKKVIIPKANEKDVFLSPDKAEKIEIYPVERIDEVLEIALEDSPAKDELLRKIRETLPLAH; from the coding sequence ATGGGCGAGGAGGAGATGGTTAAGGAAAAACCCCTCCCGCGCGAGTACGGGGAAAAACTGGACCTTGGCGTCGAGTTCGAGACGACCGAGGAAATCAAGGTTCCCGAGAAGCTCATAGACCAGGTCATTGGGCAGGACCACGCGGTCGAGGTCATAAAAACCGCCGCGACCCAGAGGAGACACGTCCTCCTAATCGGCGAACCGGGAACGGGCAAGTCAATGCTCGGCCAGGCGATGGCGGAGCTCCTCCCAACAGAGAACCTCGAAGACATTCTCGTTTTCCCGAATCCAGAAGACGAGAACATGCCCAAAATCAAGACCGTTCCGGCGTGCCAGGGTAGGAGGATAGTCGAGAAGTACCGCGAGAAGGCAAAGAGCCAGGAGAGCATGAAGTCCTACATACTGCTCTTCGTCATGTTCACCGTCATGTTCGCCCTCTTCCTGCAGTTCACGGCAACGACGCTCCTCATGGGAATCTTCGTCATAATCCTCACCATGATGGCGCTCTCGAACATGCGCTTCAGGAACACCGTCCTCGTTCCCAAGCTCCTCGTTGACAACTGCGGAAGAACCAAGGCCCCGTTCATAGACGCGACGGGGGCGCACGCAGGTGCACTGCTTGGAGACGTTAGACATGACCCGTTCCAGAGTGGTGGATTAGGTACTCCTGCTCATGAGAGAGTTGAGCCGGGAATGATACACCGCGCCCACAAGGGCGTCCTGTTCATAGACGAGATAGCCACGCTGACCCTCAAGATGCAGCAGAGTCTCCTCACTGCGATGCAGGAGAAGAAGTTCCCGATTACGGGCCAGAGCGAGCTCTCGAGCGGTGCCATGGTGAGGACCGAGCCGGTTCCCTGTGACTTCATACTGGTTGCCGCTGGAAACCTCGACACGATAGAGAAGATGCACCCCGCGCTCCGCTCGAGGATTAGGGGCTACGGTTACGAGGTTTACATGAGAACCACGATGCCGGACACGATAGAGAACAGGAGAAAGCTCGTCCAGTTCGTTGCCCAGGAGGTAAAGCGCGACGGCAAGATTCCGCACTTCACCCGCGAGGCCGTTGAGGAAATCGTTCGCGAAGCTCAGAAGAGGGCCGGCAGGAAGGGCCACCTAACGCTACGCCTCCGCGACCTCGGCGGTATAGTGAGGGCCGCCGGAGACATCGCGATAAAGAAGGGCAAGAAGGTTGTCGAGCGGGAAGACGTTCTTGAGGCCCTCAAGCTCGCGAAGCCCCTCGAAAAGCAACTCGCCGACTGGTACATCGAGAGGAAGAAGGAATACCAGGTCATAAAGAGCGAGGGAAGCGAAATCGGTCGCGTCAACGGCTTAGCTGTTATCGGCGAGGAGAGCGGTATCGTACTGCCGATTGAAGCGGTTGTTGCTCCCGCCGCGAGCAAGGAAGAAGGAAAGATAATCGTCACAGGAAAGCTCGGAGAGATAGCGAAGGAGGCCGTTCAGAACGTCTCGGCCATAATCAAGCGCTACAAGGGCGAGGACATCAGCAGGTACGATATCCACGTCCAGTTCCTCCAGACCTACGAGGGCGTCGAAGGCGATTCGGCGAGCATAAGCGTTGCCACCGCCGTCATCTCGGCCCTTGAGAACATTCCGATAAGGCAGGACGTTGCCATGACCGGCTCGCTCAGCGTCCGTGGCGAGGTCCTGCCGATAGGCGGTGCGACGCCGAAGATTGAAGCCGCCATCGAGGCTGGCATAAAGAAGGTCATAATCCCCAAGGCCAACGAGAAGGACGTCTTCCTGAGCCCGGACAAGGCCGAGAAAATAGAGATTTACCCGGTCGAGCGGATTGACGAGGTGCTTGAGATAGCCCTCGAGGACTCGCCGGCCAAGGACGAGCTCCTCAGGAAGATTCGCGAGACCCTTCCGCTCGCCCACTGA
- the sufC gene encoding Fe-S cluster assembly ATPase SufC: MLKVENLHVNVEDKEILKGVNLEVKPGEFHVIMGPNGSGKSTLALTIAGHPKYEVRDGRILFEGEDITGLGPDERAKRGILLAFQVPPEVEGVKIIDFLQQVLVELKGLDPVEAYDLIVEKAKELWFKEEDLHRYVNVGFSGGERKRLELLQAVLIEPKLLILDEPDSGVDVDSLSVISRKIEELHERGTAILLITHYGRILEHIDKNRITAHVMKDGRIVRTGGGELVDRIDREGFAGIFEEVGA; this comes from the coding sequence ATGCTCAAAGTTGAGAACCTTCACGTGAACGTTGAGGACAAGGAGATACTCAAGGGGGTCAACCTCGAGGTCAAACCCGGCGAGTTCCACGTCATAATGGGGCCCAACGGGAGCGGTAAATCAACTCTCGCCCTGACGATAGCGGGCCACCCAAAGTACGAGGTCAGGGACGGAAGGATTCTCTTCGAGGGCGAGGACATAACCGGACTCGGCCCGGACGAGAGGGCCAAGCGCGGGATTCTGCTGGCCTTCCAGGTTCCGCCCGAGGTCGAGGGCGTTAAGATAATCGACTTTCTCCAGCAGGTTCTGGTCGAGCTCAAGGGCCTCGACCCGGTGGAGGCCTACGACCTTATAGTTGAAAAGGCGAAGGAGCTGTGGTTCAAAGAGGAGGACCTGCACCGCTACGTGAACGTCGGCTTCTCCGGCGGCGAGAGGAAGAGGCTCGAGCTCCTCCAGGCGGTTCTCATCGAGCCGAAGCTCCTGATTCTGGACGAGCCCGACAGCGGTGTTGACGTTGACTCGCTCAGCGTAATCAGCAGGAAGATTGAGGAGCTCCACGAGAGGGGAACCGCGATACTCCTGATAACCCACTACGGCAGAATCCTCGAGCACATCGACAAGAACAGAATCACCGCCCACGTCATGAAGGACGGCAGGATTGTGAGGACCGGCGGGGGAGAGCTCGTTGACAGGATAGACAGGGAAGGCTTCGCCGGAATCTTCGAGGAGGTGGGAGCATGA
- a CDS encoding SUF-like minimal system protein SmsB: MTETITMSDAKAIIENQIEELAKRNREPEWMTRIRYKALEAFERAPLNDPVISEEELLQFIAKPEIEGLPENIESLDDLPPEMKALLDRLGISEVEQKYIAGLAVQTDTGVIYNQFLQEWAKKGLIVLPTEEAVRKYPDLVKEHFLKLFRVDESKLTAYHTAVWNGGIFLYVKEGLKVPFPLHLFFLIQESALAQAPHIIIIAEKNTEFHLIEGCTAPILVKHSLHLDMTEAYFHEGAKGQLTVLQNWPEYVHTRPMTRARIGKGARFINTTVGLGTGRSNVANPKYWVEENGYVELNGILLGQKDWFVDLGGEMYLRGKGAGGINASKAVIMDESTVITRGIIRAEAPKTKGHISCDALLLSDRATMETYPGLVSKVDDAELSHEAAIGKIREEELFYLMSRGLDEEKATQLIVKGFLEPMLKDIPMEFLVEIRKIIELAVSGGM; encoded by the coding sequence ATGACCGAGACGATAACCATGAGCGATGCCAAGGCCATAATCGAGAACCAGATTGAGGAGCTCGCAAAGAGGAACAGGGAACCGGAGTGGATGACGAGGATAAGGTACAAGGCGTTAGAAGCGTTCGAGAGGGCCCCGCTGAACGACCCGGTCATAAGCGAGGAGGAACTGCTCCAGTTCATAGCGAAGCCCGAAATCGAGGGCCTGCCCGAGAACATCGAGAGCCTCGACGATTTGCCACCGGAGATGAAGGCTCTCCTCGACAGGCTTGGAATCAGCGAGGTCGAGCAGAAGTACATAGCCGGCTTAGCGGTTCAGACCGACACCGGCGTTATCTACAACCAGTTCCTTCAGGAGTGGGCCAAGAAGGGCCTGATAGTCCTTCCGACCGAGGAGGCGGTGAGAAAGTATCCCGACCTCGTCAAGGAGCACTTCCTCAAGCTCTTCCGCGTTGACGAGAGCAAGCTTACGGCCTACCATACAGCAGTCTGGAACGGTGGAATCTTCCTCTACGTCAAGGAGGGCCTTAAGGTCCCGTTCCCGCTCCACCTGTTCTTCCTGATACAGGAGAGCGCCCTTGCTCAGGCACCGCACATCATCATAATCGCGGAGAAGAACACGGAGTTCCACCTCATAGAGGGCTGTACGGCTCCGATACTCGTCAAGCACTCACTCCACCTCGACATGACCGAGGCGTACTTCCACGAGGGAGCGAAGGGCCAGCTGACCGTTCTGCAGAACTGGCCGGAGTACGTCCACACGAGGCCCATGACGAGAGCGAGGATAGGAAAGGGGGCGCGCTTCATCAACACCACCGTCGGCCTCGGAACCGGAAGGAGCAACGTCGCCAATCCGAAGTACTGGGTGGAGGAGAACGGCTACGTCGAGCTGAACGGTATCTTACTCGGCCAGAAGGACTGGTTCGTGGACCTGGGCGGTGAGATGTACCTCCGGGGCAAAGGCGCTGGGGGAATAAACGCGAGCAAAGCTGTGATAATGGACGAGAGCACCGTGATAACGCGCGGAATCATAAGGGCAGAGGCTCCTAAGACGAAGGGCCACATAAGCTGTGATGCCCTGCTCCTCAGCGACAGGGCCACGATGGAGACCTACCCCGGGCTGGTCAGCAAGGTTGACGATGCCGAGCTGAGCCATGAGGCAGCGATAGGCAAGATACGCGAGGAGGAGCTGTTCTACCTCATGAGCAGGGGACTCGACGAGGAGAAGGCGACACAGCTCATAGTGAAGGGCTTCCTCGAGCCAATGCTCAAGGACATTCCGATGGAGTTCCTCGTTGAAATAAGGAAGATAATAGAGCTAGCGGTCAGCGGGGGCATGTGA
- a CDS encoding hydrogenase maturation protease, which translates to MRTLILALGNELMKDDGVGLKVGRILAEKGYNVLEVGTDIFMLSSHYNGEERIIIVDAILSETLKPGDVIHLKGEDVFEKLKAEIRSAHFMGAIDGLKLLMKLDERLARAEVHFVGIVAKEIDLGTELSEEVKKAVPKAVELIEKIVAGD; encoded by the coding sequence ATGAGAACGCTTATACTTGCCCTTGGAAACGAGCTGATGAAGGACGACGGAGTTGGGCTCAAGGTCGGTAGAATTCTCGCCGAGAAGGGCTACAACGTCCTTGAAGTTGGGACCGACATCTTCATGCTATCAAGCCACTACAACGGTGAGGAGCGGATTATAATCGTTGACGCAATTCTGAGCGAGACGCTCAAGCCGGGAGATGTTATACACCTCAAAGGGGAGGATGTCTTCGAGAAGCTGAAGGCCGAGATAAGGAGCGCTCACTTCATGGGGGCGATAGACGGCCTTAAGCTCCTCATGAAGCTCGATGAAAGGCTCGCCCGGGCGGAGGTTCACTTCGTTGGAATAGTTGCGAAGGAGATTGACCTCGGAACCGAGCTCAGCGAGGAGGTCAAAAAAGCCGTTCCCAAAGCTGTTGAGCTCATCGAAAAAATTGTAGCGGGGGATTAA